The DNA segment TGACGCGCTTACTTATCAAAGATTTTCGCAATATTGAAAATGCGGATCTCGCTTTATCCCCCGGCTTTAACTTCCTGGTTGGCGCTAACGGCAGCGGTAAAACCAGCGTTCTGGAAGCTATCTATACGCTCGGCCATGGCAGGGCGTTTCGCAGTTTGCAGATTGGTCGTGTCATTCGCCACGAGCAGGAGTCGTTTGTGCTTCACGGGCGGTTGCAGGGCGAAGCGCGAGAGACATCGATTGGGTTAACCAAAGATAAGCTGGGTGACAGCAAAGTGCGCATCGACGGCACTGACGGCCACAAGGTGGCGGAACTGGCACTGTTGATGCCGATGCAACTGATCACCCCTGAGGGGTTTACTTTACTCAACGGCGGCCCCAAATACAGAAGAGCGTTCCTCGATTGGGGATGCTTTCACAATGAAGCCGGATTCTTCACCGCCTGGAGCAACCTGAAGCGTCTGCTTAAGCAGCGCAATGCGGCGCTGCGCCAGGTGAGTCGTTACGAGCAACTGCGTCCGTGGGATAAAGAACTGATCCCGCTGGCGGAACAAATCAGCACCTGGCGCGCGGAGTACAGCGCCGGTATCGCACAGGATATGGCGGATACTTGCCAGCAGTTTCTTCCTGAATTTTCTCTTTCCTTCTCTTTTCAGCGCGGCTGGGAGAAAGAGACAGATTATGCCGAGGTGCTGGAACGCGGTTTTGAACGCGACCGCATGTTGACTTACACCGCGCACGGCCCGCATAAAGCGGATTTCCGCATTCGCGCCGACGGTGCGCCGGTAGAAGATACCTTGTCGCGTGGGCAGTTAAAGCTGCTAATGTGCGCCTTACGTCTGGCGCAAGGGGAGTTCCTCACCCGTGAAAGCGGGCGGCGGTGTCTCTACCTGATAGATGATTTTGCCTCAGAGCTTGATGATGCGCGTCGCGGACTGCTGGCCAGTCGATTAAAAGCGACGCAATCTCAGGTCTTTGTCAGCGCAATCAGCGCTGAACACGTTCTGGACATGTCGGACAAAAATTCGAAGATGTTCACCGTGGAAAAGGGTAAAATAACGGATTAACCCAAGTTTAAATGAGCGAGAAACGTTGATGTCGAATTCTTATGACTCCTCCAGTATCAAAGTCCTGAAAGGACTGGATGCGGTGCGTAAGCGCCCGGGTATGTATATCGGCGATACGGATGACGGCACCGGTCTGCACCACATGGTATTCGAGGTGGTAGATAACGCTATCGACGAAGCGCTCGCGGGTCACTGTAAAGACATCGTGGTCACTATCCATGCCGATAACTCCGTCTCCGTAACGGATGACGGTCGTGGCATCCCAACCGGTATTCACCCGGAAGAGGGCGTGTCGGCGGCGGAAGTGATCATGACCGTTCTGCACGCAGGCGGTAAATTCGACGATAACTCCTATAAAGTGTCCGGCGGTCTGCATGGCGTGGGTGTCTCCGTAGTGAACGCCCTGTCGCAGAAACTGGAACTGGTTATCCAGCGCGATAACAAAATCCACCGTCAGATCTACGAGCACGGTGTCCCACAGGCACCGCTGGCGGTGACTGGCGATACCGACAAAACCGGTACGATGGTGCGTTTCTGGCCGAGCCACGAAACCTTCACTAACGTGACAGAGTTCGAATACGAAATTCTGGCGAAGCGTCTGCGCGAGCTGTCGTTCCTGAACTCTGGCGTCTCCATTCGTCTGAAAGACAAGCGCGATGGTAAAGAAGACCATTTCCACTATGAAGGCGGTATCAGGGCGTTCGTTGAGTATCTGAATAAGAATAAAACGCCGATCCACCCGAATATCTTCTACTTCTCCACCGAAAAAGACGGTATCGGCGTGGAAGTGGCGCTGCAATGGAACGACGGTTTCCAGGAAAATATCTACTGCTTTACCAACAACATTCCGCAGCGTGACGGCGGTACACACCTTGCAGGCTTCCGTGCGGCGATGACCCGTACCCTGAACGCCTACATGGACAAAGAAGGCTACAGCAAAAAAGCAAAAGTTAGCGCCACCGGTGATGACGCCCGTGAAGGCCTGATTGCCGTGGTGTCCGTGAAGGTGCCGGATCCGAAGTTCTCCTCTCAGACCAAAGATAAACTGGTCTCCTCTGAGGTGAAATCGGCGGTAGAACAGCAGATGAACGAACTGCTGAGCGAATACCTGCTGGAAAACCCGTCTGACGCCAAAATCGTGGTCGGTAAAATTATTGATGCGGCCCGTGCCCGTGAAGCGGCCCGTCGTGCACGTGAAATGACGCGTCGTAAAGGCGCGCTGGATCTGGCGG comes from the Citrobacter amalonaticus genome and includes:
- the recF gene encoding DNA replication/repair protein RecF (All proteins in this family for which functions are known are DNA-binding proteins that assist the filamentation of RecA onto DNA for the initiation of recombination or recombinational repair.) — translated: MSLTRLLIKDFRNIENADLALSPGFNFLVGANGSGKTSVLEAIYTLGHGRAFRSLQIGRVIRHEQESFVLHGRLQGEARETSIGLTKDKLGDSKVRIDGTDGHKVAELALLMPMQLITPEGFTLLNGGPKYRRAFLDWGCFHNEAGFFTAWSNLKRLLKQRNAALRQVSRYEQLRPWDKELIPLAEQISTWRAEYSAGIAQDMADTCQQFLPEFSLSFSFQRGWEKETDYAEVLERGFERDRMLTYTAHGPHKADFRIRADGAPVEDTLSRGQLKLLMCALRLAQGEFLTRESGRRCLYLIDDFASELDDARRGLLASRLKATQSQVFVSAISAEHVLDMSDKNSKMFTVEKGKITD